The Clostridia bacterium DNA segment TGCGCGTGCCGGTGCGCGACACGACGGCCGCGGGTGACGCTTTCGCGGGCGCCCTCGCCGTGGCGCTGGCGGCGGGCCGCGACTGGCGCGCCGCCGTGGCGTGGGCCAACCGGGCGGGCGCGGCGTCCGCCACCCGGCCCGGAGCGCAGCCGTCGCTGCCCACCCAAGCCGACTTGGAGAGGTTGTTTTCCGCATGACCAAGGAACCGGTAAAGATCATCCTGGACTGCGACCCCGGCCACGACGACGCCCTCGCGATCCTCCTGGCCGCCGCCTCGCCGGCGGTGGACCTGCTCGCGATCACCACCGTCGGCGGCAACCAGACGCTGGAAAAGGTCACGCTCAACGCCCGCCGCGTGTGCACCGTCGCCGGCATCCGCGACGTCCCGATCGCCGCCGGCTGCCCCGGCCCGCTGGCGCGGCCCCTGGAGACGGCGCCGGACATCCACGGCGACACGGGCCTCGACGGCCACGCGTTTCCCGAGCCGGACGTCCCCCTGGCCAGCGTCCATGCCGTCGACCTCATCCTGGACATCCTGCGGCGGGAGCCGGCCGGGACGGTCACGCTCGTGCCGACGGGACCGCTCACCAACCTCGCGGTGGCGCTGTGCAAGGATCCCCATGCCTTCCGGCGCGCCAGGGAGATCGTCTGGATGGGCGGCGCCCTCGGCCTGGGCAACGTCACGCCGGCCGCCGAATTCAACGCGTACGTCGACCCGGAGGCGGCGCGGGCCGTGTTCGAGTCCGGCGTGCCCGTCGTCATGCACGGCCTGCACCTCACGCACCAGGTGCGCGTCACGGACGCCGTGCGCGAGCGGATCGCCGCCATGGACACGCCGGTCGCGCGCATGGTCTCGGACCTGATGGCGTTCTACGCGGACCGCTACCGCCGCCGCTTCGAGATGGGCGACCCGCCCCTGCACGACCCGTGCGCCGTCGCGTTCGTCATCGACCGCTCGATGTTCCGGACGCAGCGCATGCGCGTCGACGTGGAGACGCGGGGCAAGTGGACGGCCGGCATGACGGTGTGCGACGTGCACGGGGTCACCGGCAGGCCGGCGAACGCCGAGGTCGCGATGGAGATCGACGTCGTCCGCTTCTGGGACATGATGCTGGGCGCCCTCGCCTCGCTGCCGGTTCAGTCCCGTTGAAGGAGATTCAATGTCGTTGTCCAAGTCCCTCATACCGCCATTCGTCACACGGGGAGGCAGCGACATTGGCGTATCCCGGAGCTTCGAAGATCGTGCAGGTCGATGGCAAGTATCACGTGTGGACGCGCCGCGTGGGGCGGGGCGACGTCAAGGTCCTGCTCCTGCACGGCGGGCCCGGGTGCTCGCACGAGTACCTGGAGTGCTTCGAGGAGCACCTGCCGCCGAACGGGATCGAGATGTACTACTACGACCAGCTGGGCTCGTACTACTCCGACCAGCCGGACGACCCGTCCCTCTGGACCGTGGAGCGCTTCCGGGAGGAGGTCGAGCAGGTCCGGCAGGCCCTGGGGCTTGAGAACTTCTACCTGCTCGGCCAGTCCTGGGGCGGCATGCTGTCCATCGAGTACGCGTTGAAGTACCAGCGGCATCTGAAGGGCCTGGTCATCTCCAACATGACGGCGAGCATCGCCTCGTACGTGAAGCACATCAACGAGTTGCGCGAGCGCTTGCCGAAGGAGATCGTCGACCGGATGAAAGCGTACGAGGCGCAGGGGGACTACGAGAACCCCGAGTACCAGGAGCTGCTGATCCAGCACCTCTACCGCAAGCACATCTGCCGCGTCTGGCCGTGGCCCGACCCGCTCGTCCGCTGCTTCAACCACATGGCCACCCAGGTCTACAACACGATGCAGGGGCCCAACGAGTTCGTCGTCACGGGCACGTTTGCGGACTGGGACCGCTGGGACGACCTGTACAGGATCGTCGTGCCGACGCTCCTGATCGTCGGGCGCCACGACACGATGCGCGTCGAGGACATCGAGGAGATGGGGCGGCGCATCCCCAACTCGCGCGTGGGCATCTGCGAGAACGGCAGCCACTGCTCGCAGTGGGACGATCCGGACGCCTACTTCCGCTTCGTGCTCGACTTCATCCGCGACGTGGAAGCGGGCCGCCCGATCGGGTCCGCGGCGGTGGCCGGATAGCCGGCGCCGCGCGTCGATCGACGTAAACGACGATGGTTTCGTGGGCGCCGTCCGCCCCTGGAAGCGGACGGCGCTCGCGTGTCCGGGGGATTGCCGCGACACCGTCGCCGTGATATTTTCTTTCGGCGTCCCGTCGAAACGCGGCGGCCGGACGCCGGGCATCGCCGCCGGCCGGGGAGGACGGCCATGCTCTACGTCGCGCTCGCGCGC contains these protein-coding regions:
- a CDS encoding nucleoside hydrolase, which codes for MTKEPVKIILDCDPGHDDALAILLAAASPAVDLLAITTVGGNQTLEKVTLNARRVCTVAGIRDVPIAAGCPGPLARPLETAPDIHGDTGLDGHAFPEPDVPLASVHAVDLILDILRREPAGTVTLVPTGPLTNLAVALCKDPHAFRRAREIVWMGGALGLGNVTPAAEFNAYVDPEAARAVFESGVPVVMHGLHLTHQVRVTDAVRERIAAMDTPVARMVSDLMAFYADRYRRRFEMGDPPLHDPCAVAFVIDRSMFRTQRMRVDVETRGKWTAGMTVCDVHGVTGRPANAEVAMEIDVVRFWDMMLGALASLPVQSR
- a CDS encoding proline iminopeptidase-family hydrolase translates to MAYPGASKIVQVDGKYHVWTRRVGRGDVKVLLLHGGPGCSHEYLECFEEHLPPNGIEMYYYDQLGSYYSDQPDDPSLWTVERFREEVEQVRQALGLENFYLLGQSWGGMLSIEYALKYQRHLKGLVISNMTASIASYVKHINELRERLPKEIVDRMKAYEAQGDYENPEYQELLIQHLYRKHICRVWPWPDPLVRCFNHMATQVYNTMQGPNEFVVTGTFADWDRWDDLYRIVVPTLLIVGRHDTMRVEDIEEMGRRIPNSRVGICENGSHCSQWDDPDAYFRFVLDFIRDVEAGRPIGSAAVAG